ataaatctGTCTGGTCTAACAAGCTTTCATATTTACTATATTATTCAGATTTATacttaaagctttgtctacactatcaaactttaagtgacaaaaaaatttgatgtgcccatgtatggacatgatgtcatatcaataccatatttgggcacattatacttttttttgtcaaactagtttaatagtgtagacctCATATAAAAAGTACACCAACAATAGCTGTCACATGCCATATTTTAAACCAGCTTTTATTCTGAGTTTGACCTTTAGATAATGTAAACTTTTAAATCAGCCaaatataatactttaaaaagaaaacaaacaagcaaaatgtatggtattaaaaatgatttatatggaatatattttgttattatgttATGTCATGATATACATCttgtttatctttttttaagTTACACGTGAGCGGCTTACCTAATTCCTTTGGATTTGGAAACGCAAACGGCTGGTTGAGACTTGTGAACAGCGTGTCGTGGAAGTCCGCAAAGAAGGAATCCTCAAACACCATTGGTTCCTCATTATATATGTCAAacttcatattttttatcaacTCAGCATGCTGAAATAAGAACCAAAAAagtgttaaagatgtatttctcaaaaacataaaaaatgaagattaaataaagactttgaatatgccattttgtagttttgtcactttaaaaaaaaaacacattttttcaaataatgttttcacttataaagatacaaaataaacagttaaattcaaccaaaaacccaatTAATGACTACTTGCTTTTTCaggcaaattttttttttcgatccaattttttggtaaaagtgaacaaataaactaataaaatgtGACACTGACagtaaaatggcatattcaacaaaaacagtttaaacaaattattttctcagggggacaatatatctttaacggTTGTGTATTACTATAGTACAACCCCTCCCTTTGGACACCTCTATTTTGTTGACTCTCtccaataaaacaaacaagtgGTAAAGCATCACTCGTCTATTCATTTCAATTCCAAGAAACCAGACTATATTGCACTTACTTTTTTATCTCTATTGCTCTTGGCACTTGAGTCAATTTTTTTCTGTTGCATCATAAATATTCTCCATTTATTGTACTCACTAACTACTGTGCTTGGTGTGCGTTTCCAGTATTTTCCTTCCAAAATGACTGcctagaaaaacaaacaaagcaGTATTAAATCAATGAGTatcttagaaaaaaaaaagctttttgAAACACTTTTGGTAATAATTGACTAAAATTTATCATTTACAGAAAAAACCTGATTTTTAATTATAACAACTCCCAAGCTAATCAGCTGTAAATGAGGACTGGTTAAGAATATCCAAAAAATACATTACTAAGAAAAATATCTGTAATTGTTGTCATctataattttcaattcaattcaaaagacatttattttcgtCCAAAATacaataagtaaaaaaaaaacagtaaggCCTAATGACAGATTGAGATTATTAAAAAGGCAAAGGCAGAATCCTAAGATGATAAAATCTCGTGGTGAGATTGTCttgacaaattaataattatttacaaaaatataaccaaaagaaaaatatttaaaaaaaattttaagaaattgtaaacattttttatttttttattttaaaaatggtttGAAAGCCTTGAGAGCACAAGTTTTAGGACGGTTCATTATAGTATGATTACAGTAAAAGTTTAAACAGACACTAACCTCCGGTGCACTGTGATTGGTCTCTGTGAGTGGAGAGGCAAACTGACACACGATAGGTGGTCGACCGCCACGAACTAAACAGACAAAAATGGGAAGGTAAAATGTACAGTAGGTTCATACAATAGttaaaatacgaaaagaaaaaacacagaaaaataGGAATTTTTGCCTTTGAAATAATACTATCATTCATAGGCATATACTAAGGTCCATAGTTTAATAGTTTGTGCTTTGTTAAGCTCTTTCTACAGTATAAAACTTTatgcaacaaaaaatgtgatgtttccatatatagcgatgatgatgtcatatcactaccatatttgagcatatcactaccatatttgagcatatcactaccatatttgagcatatcactaccatattttggcacataacACCTTTTTAGtctgttagtgtagacagagcttcagaatTTTTAGGCTATATAGGCATACACTGAGGCCCATagttttaattcaattcaattattttatttcgtcATGCACTCTGGCTTGctttttacataaaacataaaaaatatgataaaaatggGTAAAATACAAACAACACCAAGgggtaaaataaaaaagcaaaacaaatacaaaaatgacATAAAAAGGTTAAAACTTGGCAGTAGTAAACCCCAAACTCTTTAAAGGCATAGAATGTCTGTATATttaatctttaatattattttactcaAAAGGTTTCTTTTTATGTTGCTATAGTATAAAACATAACAACTTAGATGGAGAGTGTAAAAAATGTATCGGATgggtcgtgaggtaatttcccgattgatcgtaatcaaaacggtactgggtatggtctactagtttttctgctccaaaccagtacatccattcatagaagccttgatgaagtaagcctacctggtggtggccatagaacggtcccgagataatgattatacttcggctttagtcaagttcaatattgaatatcgaaacgtggcaggctgaaggcgcttgacctttgacaagatcgcctaaatttttaatatattaactttacaatacttagtgttgtatattctggtacagccgctccataatctctttgcttttcttccttatatctatatttttaatttatactaacaaatatctttttattaatataataataataatatatcaaaaatttattaaataatatttatcgcataatatgcaatctacgataatttaattaagtgatataacaaatttattaaatacataacatcatttgaataaaaagaacaaatcacatatctacacataatcataacatcgtatactctatctctaacaatttattcaatcttctatcgactaaagccgaagtatagtcgttatctcgggaccgttctatggccaccaccaggtaggcttatttcatcaaagcttctatgaatggatgtactggttgggagcagaaaaactagtagaccatacccagtaccgttttgattacgatcaatcgggaattTACCTCACAACATACTGAAAAAGTTGTTTACACATACAGTAATATTGATATAACTATTCTACTTACACTGCATATGCCATTCTCTCCATATTGCGTTGTTTAATCGGATTTTGTCCTTGGTAGACAATTTTAAACCTCTAAACCACTTCCACTTTGGAGATACAATCCTTCCTCtgcaaaaaaattgttttaaaaatcataaaataggCTATTAAAACTTCAAAAATCATTTTGCTTGCACAGTATACTGTTATTAGTTCACTACTGTATACTATTACTATGTACAGTCAAATCTcccaatgtgatgtgcccaaatatggtagtgatatgcttaaatatggtagtgatatgacatcgacatcatgtccatatttgggtacatcacatttttttgtcacacaaagtttgatagtgtagagagagccttacgcccgtattcttaaaccggactttagtcgtagttcgaagttcgacttggaaaagtcgtagttcgagctattacttcaaattcgattcaaaaacgaagtagtcgaagtttgcagttcgacttaatgaagtcgagcttttagtcgagttgcacacgtctgggtaacaaaggctatacattggccaatgacaagagagtatttgaggagcagacgaaattttgcgcattgatatcactttccatttcttacaacactttttacgcatcaggactatatacatgaaaaataattttaatcgttaattattagaacaatatcagtattaatttaacagtgaagtatatttgattaacaacaaataaaatcttaaaaatatatttaggaaccatggcggtacggtaacttttatattttctaggcccccaacaaagtatgatcgccacgaaccacgcacttcatagcgtgacaagaaagcgctaggccccctaaacattccatcgcgtggtgaattgccgcatctcccattgtcgctatggcgtgacgtagctcaagtcggacttgcgcgaagaaaataatgtaatttgtatacagttgtaaataaagatgattttcattattataatttataccaatgtatatttaattaagctaatataaatatagatatttcattcttcaatatctggtcaatataacaactcaatgactgttacgttttttataaacatcgtttaaaaaccatttagtcgaccatttagtctgcctcctccaggactaaaaaaatcgatcaaaatccgtctcgatttagtcgaggttggcctgatttagtcggtgatttagttgaagttcggtttatgaattaaaatgacgtcatttttttagttttagctcgaactatgactaaagtccggtttaagaatacgggcgttaaaatcacatttggaaTATCAAAATTACGAGACATATTAGGCCAATCCCAATCTTCAAACTGCTTCCGtcattaaatattcattttaaaaaatagattattaaatagctgaaaaaatgttttaaatatcaTAGAAAGAGTGCAAGCAGCAGGTGAACTATTTTCTCAAAGTCATTGAGAAGGTCAAACAACATAGACAGGATCCCGTTAATAATGTCAGATCAGCGGTTCCGCTTCAACAGTTTCATTTTAATAACAACGATAttaaacaagaaaaataaaataaaagcaaattGGAAAACACTGCAGTATGGTATAAATTAAACGTTTAGTAGGAACTTATCAGCATTCAAAATTCAACTTAACAAATTAGGAAAATACAAATTAGGAATTTTTCCATAAAtgctagttgaaaatttcaaaactagctaATGTTTGCTGGTCGTAATcatttaaagacaccttccctacgttttttttagatttcatttaagatcacaaactatatttaatgtaaaaataatactatatggtcctatttcgtctttaaatggttaaaaatttgaaaaataagttgattctaataattatagcggcccgctataaatcccaaaatgcattgcgcacggattgatatttttgtttttcttctgtaattcacccacttttagatcgatcgtgaggccaaaacaaatggaaggcTCCTAACTTTCCAGCGAAAATAccaggttttccccaatttgtatcaacataGTCTGGccaaaatagaaagacaatgcagcaactatacgtcaggctaggtatgtagctagcgtacgatgttcgtacgttaccgatgtttaccagctaggcctacaaaactaagcctagctaggctaggcctaaagaccgtccacgagaggtcattgccgcgagctacttaggtagtgcattgtttctcactttttatcataatttaccataaaacatacatttttaagacaaggaatgacctggtttaatgtttttaaagtaatatatatgtattatttttacaaaacgtcacaaattgtagggaaggtgtctttaaatatTAGTTACTTTTTAGTCTAGCAAAGTTGATAGTTATTAGTATGCAGCCTAGCAAAGGGCAGTGGCATACAGGAGTTTAGATGTTATATTTGCTGCACATTGTTAATTGGTCATTTTAAATGGTAgaatatacaaaaacaatgaattatgaattaataattaacaataatatataggtggatattattaaatgttaaagCTTGTTTAATGGCTAAAAGGTCAGTAAACAATGGGTCATGGTCAGCAGAGGGTCATGGTCAACAtagattatgaaataaaaaacacagGAAACTACAAAAGCTTAGATGTCTGCACTAGTTATACACTTGTCCAAGCCTACTTATGTATCCAAagcagggaacattttcgccagtgtagcgtagcaaaaagctatacaaaacaaccttattgctacacattttgaaaattgtgtagcaaaaaatacaatacaaaactatgtttctggacttaaaaatcagtttgattagcaatattgctaaacaaaatttttaaatgaaaattttccctgcAAAGAGGTCACTAGCATGTCATAGTGGTTACAATATTCAGGATGTACATAGGTGATGCAACCAGCACTCCCCTTTATTTATACTTGCcacattaaaaaacattatttgtaatctTAAAATAGTTATGTTGTTGCATGTAgactaattttaaaaattattcttttattttatagtcCAATAATTTATCGGATAAATTACTGTCAAAATGGAGTACCAAAAGTGTGCTGAACATTTTTTATCTGTGTGACTATATTTCCCCCAACCCACTCTATGCCTGACCCACCCTCCCAACACGAAATTAAACTCAAAACCTTTTTTACTTTACTTCCTCATATATTATTACTTAGATTAATCTATTCACCCCAACCTACTGTAGAATCTTCTGATagcaataataatgttaaaatatttatgaGGAAATCCTTTCCAAACAATGAAAATTGTATAAGGATCCAAAATGCGAGTTTTGTGAACAGATTTTAACAAACATGATTAAAGCtaattttccactaggcgaatccaacgtttcgaagagaaataaatcgcctactctctttccactacatgagcgaatagctgcgacgttcatgttcctcgcgtggttgctgagcatttcgattcgcatgagtgctcatgaaagtgtcatagctcatttcctgagctctgattggttccGCAATGTTTCGCTTcgaaaaagtagaaacaattcgaactagtaaatttcgctgaagcgaaaaatcaaaggaactagaattcgaCGAAGAAGgcagtatgacagacagaaacgcgaatacgcatgtgcatagcatgacgctttcgattcgcgcgaacaaattcacctagtggaaaataggctttaGCACCAGTCAGTGTTAAGCACAacaatgtttacattcataACATTCAATCTGTGAATTGCGACTGTAGAATAACTATCTCTACTCACAATATCATACAGTACTTTACAGTATGTGGAATGGTGATAGAATATTCACATGAGTGTGGGTTGTTGTTGTGATCTAATATTTTGGTAATTGTCTTTAGCTTAGGTGGATGTACAGCAGTAGTGCTACTGTAGTAGTAGTCACAATTTAATCCAGGGGGTATGAGAAATAATCTAAGGCATGGAAAATAAGAAATAACAATCAGGTTGTACCACAAAAAAGCTGGGTTAATCTTGTATAACATTTTTacctaaaaattgtttttttttacgttCTAGTTAGAATTGCCAAATAGCTCTATAAATATAGTCCGAGTCTTCAAGAGTTAAGCGCAATTAAATACACCAGAAAAAGAAATGAATTAGAATTTATCTGctcaaattaatattgattattattgttGAATTTTTTACTTTGTACGCTGTTTGCAGAATTATTCAGTCGTTGGCTGTCTTCTCTTTGTACTATTTATGTGTTTCTATGAATACCTACAtattatcgcaaatagcttgattACGCGAAgaacgtcattgcacaatgcatgatagGAAGGGTTTGTATGCgtaaatacaaacaacaaatcataTCCATACGCATCATGACGCTTGCTCCCAATCGCTTCCCACTGATTCCCACCATGCATCATGCACACTATTTATTTGCCATAATCCTTATTGTATACAGTTATGTTGGCAAAAGATGATCGGGACCACGGAAGATCGGGcccaagacgatcgggcccagaaAACGTAGTCCCGATCGTCTTCAgcgttgggcccgatcgtccagTGTTTTCAGAACTacgttgggcccgatcgtcttacaagttggtcccgatcgtcttagcattgggcccgatagtcttttgtgttatataaaataatttcaataatttccacatttcatcatttttcatTCCTAGTGCTAATGTCAACGTGCTTTTCTTGTGtaaattaagattttaattgaaaatattatatcTGATTTTATCCTAATTTTCCCCTAATTAACACTACTGGTTTTAAGAATTTCTTTACCAATACTCtcgatttatgaataaatgtgattgattttgattgttattattgtgttgtttgtattcgcgtatttatttgtaaacattttctgAGAATGTTTTGGGCCGATCatctgggcccgatcgtctctgGTCTCGATCGTCTCACgatttgggcccgatcgtcttgaaGTGAGCCCGATCGTCTGGGCCAGATCGCCTCTGGGCCTGATCGTCTTTCACAGTTGATGGGCCCGATCATGTCACGATTTGGGTCCGATCGTCTGGGCCCGATCGTCCGTGGTCCCGTGGTCGTCTAATAACCATGTTGGCCCTCTATTGTATATCAGCCTTTTATAATAAATAGCACATAGGcctatcatattattatataatacttcataatagcaattaatatttcgtatCTTACCCATTGTAGGCAAGACTCAGACATTCAAACAACTTTGAAAATGAAGACTCTATCTCGTTGGTAGAACAATTTTTATTCTCCCCAAACGAATAACTTGTTGATGGATCTTTATTAGCCGAAACAAAATCGAATCCAACTTTGTCTTTTTTCTTGCCTCGATGAGGGTCACTGACCATAAAATGCCCGGAGTGGATTTGCTCGTCGCAGCCAGGTTTTGGCCCTGAACTGCTTCTTGATCGCAATTTCATCCGTTCTTTTTCCTTATAGTTTTGATCTTCCTCTGACCCTTGCATAAGTTGCAGCTTGCCTTTGGCATTTAATACATCATCCCGAGCCATCATTTGCACAATTAAGCTGATTTTCAATAGAAAAACAAATAGTTTAGCTATCCAAATCCAGTATCTAAATTCGCCATTTCAGCACCTACGAAGTGTTTTTCATCCACAGTCCACACATACAACACACGAATtgcaaaaacatgaaaacaagaTGATCGACTGATGATGACGTCACGTTGAACAACAGGGGGCGACAAACAACTTAATGAAGAGATCATAAAAAAGAGAAtttattttggtgttttttgtaCAAGTATTCAAACTTCCCAAAAAaggaattttatttttattttaatgataaaaaggGATCAAAAGGCTCTATTCgactttattttctatatttccCCCTTTATTAAATCATACAATTAATCTGTTTTTTCGTCGCGTCGACGATCGGATAGCGCGCGCgtgtggaaaaaaaattgtacgGAAATTAATTATAGAGGGCAGTTTTTACAAACGAAACAAAGATGTTGGCCGATATGATGATGGATGATGTTGACGATGGAAGACAAATGCAGTCTTCTTCTCTTATTTTTGATGACTTGCCGACAAAAAGCCCAGAATCTATAAATGCAATATCTCCTACATCCATGTCATCAGTCGATAATGATAGATTGACGGAGAATCCATTCTATCTTATGAAGAAATTACCAGGTAGTTTTCCCTTTTGAGCTAGGCCAGTCGTCATTGACAAGATAGTGTAACTGCTATTTGTGTTCGCGGTCTAAATTGATTTATTCCCTGTGTCATTTGAACTTCCCATACACACTTTTTGgtctaggcctaatatatagtCTTAAATAGAAATTACCGAAACTAATGTTTTTAACAGTACTAGCCTTTGATAATTAGTACTTTATCTAGttttaatgcttttttttttatagagaaGGCTGAGGTTACTGGCGAGACAAACCTTATCAACCACTACGCGCTTGACCGAACGTATCAGAAGTTTTCGAGTAAGAAAGTAAAAGAACAACTTAGCACTTTTCTACCATTGATACCTGGTAAGCTGAAGGTGTTGTAATGCATTTGATTATATATTCTTCTTTCTGATGACAACTACTGTTATGTGTTTGATTCTTTTCAGaattatttatatgaatatgATTTAATACCCtacatattttttctttattgtgaTTGTTgagttatatatttttaagactGTTGCATGATACATAACCATAACATGTATTTTGTATTGCACTTGCAAtatacttgcactgatgaagagctagtgttgcccgaaagctctgcaaaTTTGTCTGGTTGTTTTACTTTTATAAGGTTTATTGCAAATAGCGTGCGCGACACATGGTGGAAAggatttgggagcaaacgtcatgACACGCGTACATACAACAAcaaatcttattttattttgtatctccattaagatccagccactgatacccatgtcattttttagtaatttgcctttggatttatattttgtttattttaagtatttgaatgttttttagGAAATATTGATACGGTTGGTTCTCAAGACAACAGTAGCCTCCAACTGTTGGTTGACAAACCTCCAATTGGAGGCAAGGAAATTCTTCAACTAAGTGGTAGTGCATTAGCAAGTTTCAAGCTACATCCAGGATCGGTATGACATGTTTCTATTACTTCAGTTTACTTTACTCAGTCTTACTAACATAAAcgctgtctacactgtcaagctagtttgacaaaaaaaatagagCTGATTAATTATGAACGATATTAATTCAAATATTCAacatttgtacaaaaaatataaataataaataaattgtgaaaatggTCTGGTTCAAACCACCTCTGTctactgtacactatcaaacttgtttgacaaaaaaagtgtgacatgcccaaataaggtagtgatatgcccaaatatggtaatgatatacccatattgtagtgatatgacatcatcatgtccatatacatataggcacatcacatttgttgtcacataatctgttgaaaatgaaatgaatttgCTTTTGTTATTAGATACCAGATCAATACAAGTTATTACATCACCAAGCTCCAAAAAAACACAAGCATAGAAGACACAAAAGAGAACATCAGCCCCTGGAAGCAGGACAGGGATTTACTCAAGGTAATGCACAACCCCCGGGAGAGGTTCATACGCATCAAACAGCGAGtacaaactcgccaattacaggatggataaactattttataatttatcatgcttataaactaagtataatttgaggcttagggagtggagttgaaagtgTAATGAGTTACAACTCTGGCACTacgtcaggattgaaccctaaACCTTTGAAGACGCAGGATTTTGAtaatcaaatatttatgttttaaccATTTGAATCGTAGGTGGTGAGGCACAAAGTGATGAACCAAAGAAAAAGAAAGTGAAGAAACACGAAGATCCAGacagaaagaaaaagaagaaagataaaaagaaaaaaaaggtaaGAACAATGTTAGGTAAATCATCTTtcttacaaaaattaaaattatgcaTACATTTCAGACATGACACAAGTGggaaattgcatttttattttttaattattattttaaattatgtataCACAGTTCAAACATGACGCAAgtaaaattgcatttttatttttttagaataaaCACAGTCCAGACCACACTGGTGGTGTAGCACCTCCACATGAAGCTGTAGGACCTGGACGGCCATGACACTGCATCTAAAGTAATAATTActtttgttaagctctgtctacactttatgtgacaaaaaaatgtgatgtggccatatgatgacatcatatcactaccatatttaggcatatcacactttttttttatcaaactagtttgatagtttaaacagagctttagaggttaaagctcggtctacaccTATACTTggttgacaaaaaagtgtgaggtgtccaaatatggtagtgataagcctaaatatggtagtgatatgacatcatcatgattTAATCatcatcaagtttgatagtgtagacagagctttatggcATTTTGGAGCACACTCACTGCAACTGTAtaacaaattttataaaatgatgTGTACAGTACTAAAACAGTTGTACTGCCCTCTATATACACAATGGCATAAACAGGGTATCATTTACCATTCTGCAGATGTGGATTGGTttttactttaaagatgtattgtcccccaaaaaacatgaataggttattttgtagttttaataaagttaatcccttccataaaaaaagtaatgatttctcatataaaatgacaaaattcaaccaaaacctgacaaaaaaaaaaaaaaaattcaacaaattattttttcatggggacaatacatctttaaccagACTAAAGTTGACCCATACAAATTAGCAGTCATTTGAATAGTAGAACGTGATTTGCATAGCCATATCATAACAATTGTTTGACtatatgaaatattttaaacagctgtatattttaaatttatattttatttcaaattcatgtataaattattcaaattatcCATGTGACAAGTTGTCTTGGATATTATTTACtagtttttgtctttttaacaTATAGATAATAAATTATACCAAACTATATCATACGTTGATCCTGATTTTACTGGAAAAAAATTAGTATCACTTtaagtacagtaatataaaatcactaaaaaatgaaataatacagTGAGAAAGTGGCACAGTGGATAGGGTTCCCGTCTCTGAACTGAAGTTCAAATCCCAAGTATTCCAAAAGATCATCATATTCATGAATTTCTATAGTATATCAAGCATTATTATTTCGTTAGCTCGGCCAATTTGTTggattttcattcttttttgtgtaatattttgtatatatttcttgaaataaatcaaatatgacTATTAATattgctttttattttcatCCCCTTACAAATATGTTGTCAACATCATGATCACAATATATATCCTACACACAATTATTAACACAAAGCAATTTGTGTGTAATTCAGGATCCCTAcacacaattattaatataaagcaATTTGTGTGTAATTCAGGATCCCTACacacaattatttatataaagcaATTTGTGTGTAATTCAGGATCCCTAcacacaattattaatataaagcaATTTGTGTTTAATTCAGGATCCCTAcacacaattattaatataaagcaATTTGTGTGTAATTCAGGATCCCTAcacacaattattaatataaagcaATTTGTGTGTAATTCAGGATCCCTAcacacaattattaatataaagcaATTTGTGTGTAATTCAGGATCC
This is a stretch of genomic DNA from Antedon mediterranea chromosome 3, ecAntMedi1.1, whole genome shotgun sequence. It encodes these proteins:
- the LOC140045362 gene encoding mediator of RNA polymerase II transcription subunit 19-like, with product MMMDDVDDGRQMQSSSLIFDDLPTKSPESINAISPTSMSSVDNDRLTENPFYLMKKLPEKAEVTGETNLINHYALDRTYQKFSSKKVKEQLSTFLPLIPGNIDTVGSQDNSSLQLLVDKPPIGGKEILQLSGSALASFKLHPGSIPDQYKLLHHQAPKKHKHRRHKREHQPLEAGQGFTQGGEAQSDEPKKKKVKKHEDPDRKKKKKDKKKKKNKHSPDHTGGVAPPHEAVGPGRP